Below is a genomic region from Rhodothermia bacterium.
TCGAAACGTAACCTTCCCAGTTCGTCTTTTGCATGCTTTAGGTGTGACACACTTGGTTGTTACAAATGCTGCTGGGGGAATCAACGATACCTATAAACCGGGCACCATCATGTTCATCCACGACCACATTAACATGACAGGACAAAACCCGCTGATTGGCCCTAATGTTGATGGCGGCCCTCGTTTTCCGGATATGTCGGATCCGTATAACGCGGCTTGGCTGCATAAGGCAGAATCTATTGCCCTCCAATTGGGGATTGCAACGCGCAAGGGCGTTTACGTAGGGGTACTGGGGCCAAGTTATGAGACAAAGGCGGAAATTAAGTTTTTCAGGACAATAGGAGCAGATGCCGTAGGGATGAGTACAGTTCCGGAGGTGATCCAAGCCGCATATTACGGGATGAAGGTCTTAGGTATATCCACCATAACCAATATGGCCAGTGGTATGCAGGGGCCTCTAAATCACCAAGAAGTTATGGAGATGGGTATTGCCATGCGTTCGCATTTAGAAACACTTGTGAGCGGCATCATCCGAGAAACCATCTAACGCCAAAAAACTATCGTTAATAGGCGTCTTATCGCCTACTTGTTCCTAAAAAACGTTTTGTATTTCCAAAGTCACTGCTCCTTTCAGGGCAGCGATTCTTCAACATCGGTAGTACAAAACGCTTAGGCTTCACTCTTCAACCACTTATAAACCCGTTTCCTACACGAATATGGCCTTTGAACAAGAACGAGACGTTGCCATA
It encodes:
- a CDS encoding purine-nucleoside phosphorylase — translated: MQDAIQFIRSQENRSPKIALILGSGLGSLAESALNAHAIPTADIPEYPRSTVEGHSGQLVFGELEGKEVIFMQGRVHFYEGHSIRNVTFPVRLLHALGVTHLVVTNAAGGINDTYKPGTIMFIHDHINMTGQNPLIGPNVDGGPRFPDMSDPYNAAWLHKAESIALQLGIATRKGVYVGVLGPSYETKAEIKFFRTIGADAVGMSTVPEVIQAAYYGMKVLGISTITNMASGMQGPLNHQEVMEMGIAMRSHLETLVSGIIRETI